The following proteins are encoded in a genomic region of Bradyrhizobium sp. SK17:
- a CDS encoding amidohydrolase family protein, translating to MLTRRGMMLASIAAGATMTSGSAFSRASQPSTPVNFDVPAGACDCHTHIHGDPAKFPFFAGRVYTPESASPEEMSALHKALHIERVVIVTPSVYGPDNSSTLFGMAARGPTARGVAVIDDKTSESDLDAMHKAGFRGIRLNLATGGVNDPNVGRQRFSAAVERMKARGWHVQLFTNLAMITAIKDLVATAPVPVVFDHFGGAEAALGTGQPGFADLLGLVKSGKAHVKISGAYRASRLAPDYADAAPLAQALIAANAERIVWGTDWPHPDSVTPAGKKVTDVTPLYQIDDGRLLNQLPVWAPDAAIRKIILVDNPARLYGFT from the coding sequence ATGCTGACGCGACGCGGTATGATGCTGGCTTCCATCGCAGCAGGAGCGACCATGACCAGCGGCAGCGCATTCTCCAGGGCATCGCAACCGTCGACGCCGGTGAATTTCGACGTGCCTGCCGGTGCGTGCGACTGCCACACCCACATCCACGGCGACCCCGCCAAATTCCCGTTCTTCGCCGGCCGCGTCTACACGCCGGAATCGGCCTCGCCGGAGGAGATGAGCGCGCTGCACAAGGCGCTGCATATCGAGCGTGTGGTGATCGTGACGCCGAGCGTCTACGGCCCCGACAATTCATCGACGCTGTTCGGCATGGCCGCACGCGGACCGACGGCGCGCGGCGTTGCCGTGATCGACGACAAGACCAGCGAGAGCGATCTCGACGCGATGCACAAGGCCGGCTTCCGCGGCATCCGCCTCAACCTTGCGACCGGCGGCGTCAACGATCCCAATGTCGGACGGCAGCGCTTCTCGGCCGCGGTCGAGCGCATGAAGGCGCGCGGCTGGCATGTGCAGCTGTTCACCAACCTTGCCATGATCACCGCAATCAAGGACCTCGTCGCCACCGCTCCGGTGCCGGTCGTATTCGACCATTTCGGCGGCGCCGAGGCCGCACTCGGCACAGGCCAACCCGGGTTCGCCGACCTGCTCGGCCTCGTCAAATCCGGCAAGGCCCATGTCAAGATTTCCGGCGCCTACCGCGCCTCCAGGCTTGCGCCCGACTATGCGGACGCCGCGCCGCTAGCCCAGGCACTGATCGCCGCCAATGCCGAGCGCATCGTCTGGGGTACCGACTGGCCACACCCGGATTCGGTGACGCCGGCGGGCAAGAAGGTCACCGACGTGACGCCGCTGTACCAGATCGACGACGGCCGCCTCCTCAACCAGCTTCCGGTGTGGGCGCCGGACGCTGCAATCCGCAAGATCATCCTGGTCGACAATCCGGCGCGGCTCTACGGCTTCACCTGA
- a CDS encoding efflux RND transporter periplasmic adaptor subunit, which translates to MLKEFRKKMQTLSRPRLVVAAAVLVAACAGAYGYTRLGADKQRPSEVSSQSRKGGTRYAPSPAEWASLTFQTVTEHTFRSELITEGKIGIDEDRSTPVYSPYTGRVTRLLVRPGDAVVKGQPLFVIEAADTVQAQNDYVAATTGLNKAQSALDLAQIQEKRAKDLSDGKAIPLKDYQQAQAALVQAQNDARSAQTLLEAAQNKLHILGFGDDDITTLQQKGRLNPETTVFAPIGGTVVQRKAGPGQYVSTGASDPVYVIGDLSTVWLIAFVRESDSDNVAVGQDLSFSVMALPGKVMNARVNYVAAAIDATSRRLLVRATIDNVDKRLKPEMFANVTLYSKGDHPAVGVPKQALIYEADQVRVWVARPDDKTIELRQIKPGLVNGDLVEVAGNLKPGEQIVTKGSLFIDRAASGT; encoded by the coding sequence GCGGCCGTCGGAAGTCTCCAGCCAGTCCCGCAAGGGCGGGACGCGCTATGCCCCATCGCCGGCCGAGTGGGCCAGCCTGACCTTCCAGACCGTCACCGAGCACACCTTCCGCTCCGAACTCATCACCGAGGGCAAGATCGGGATCGACGAGGACCGCTCGACCCCGGTCTATTCGCCCTATACCGGACGCGTCACCCGGCTGCTGGTGCGGCCGGGCGACGCCGTGGTGAAGGGGCAGCCGCTGTTCGTGATCGAAGCGGCCGACACCGTGCAGGCGCAGAACGACTACGTCGCCGCGACGACCGGCCTCAACAAGGCGCAGTCGGCGCTCGATCTGGCGCAGATCCAGGAAAAGCGCGCCAAGGACCTGTCCGATGGCAAGGCGATCCCGCTGAAGGATTACCAGCAGGCGCAGGCGGCGCTGGTGCAGGCGCAGAACGACGCACGCTCGGCGCAGACGCTGCTGGAAGCGGCGCAGAACAAGCTGCACATCCTCGGCTTCGGCGATGACGACATCACCACGCTGCAGCAGAAGGGCCGCCTCAATCCGGAAACGACGGTGTTCGCACCGATCGGCGGCACCGTGGTCCAGCGCAAGGCCGGCCCCGGCCAGTATGTCTCGACCGGCGCCAGCGATCCGGTCTACGTGATCGGCGATCTCTCGACGGTCTGGCTGATCGCCTTCGTCCGTGAATCCGATTCCGACAATGTCGCGGTTGGGCAGGACCTCAGCTTCAGCGTGATGGCGCTGCCGGGCAAGGTGATGAATGCCCGGGTCAACTATGTCGCCGCCGCGATCGACGCGACCTCGCGCCGGCTGCTGGTCCGCGCCACCATCGACAACGTCGACAAGCGGCTGAAGCCCGAGATGTTCGCCAATGTGACGCTGTATTCGAAGGGCGACCATCCGGCGGTCGGCGTGCCGAAGCAGGCGCTGATCTACGAGGCCGACCAGGTGCGGGTCTGGGTCGCGCGGCCCGACGACAAGACGATCGAGCTGCGCCAGATCAAGCCCGGGCTCGTCAATGGCGATCTCGTCGAGGTCGCCGGCAATCTCAAGCCGGGCGAGCAGATCGTGACGAAGGGCAGTCTCTTCATCGACCGCGCCGCGTCCGGCACCTGA
- a CDS encoding efflux RND transporter permease subunit, translated as MDRLVALAVNRRYLMVAMFVVVMIGGLLAFRQLNIEAYPDPTPPMVDIVTQSPGLSAEEIERYITIPIETQVAGIKNLRTIRTISLYGLSDVKLQFSFDYTYDEALQQVLNRLSQLAPLPGNVQPGISPVSPIGEIFRYRLKGPPNYSVLDLKTLQDWVLQRRFRAVPGVIDVTGWGGKTKTYEIQVDFNKLVANGLTLPQVLQAVSNANINVGGNTVNIGSQSAVVRGVGLIRSIDDLANTMVSQSGGNPVLVRDIATVTVGEKPRLGIAGIDNDDDIVQGIVLMRRGEQSSPTIARVEQLVNQINNSSILPPGVKIERIYDRKDLIDLTTHTVLHNMVVGILLIVLLQWIFLGDLRSALIVGATIPFALFFAVGILVLRGESANLLSVGAIDFGLIVDATVIMVEAIFRRLSQTTALSDAEQAHISDDTVMGMKSHAILSAAADVSRSIFFAATIIVAAFLPLFTLGGVEGNIFGPMARTYAYALAGGLLATFTITPALSAIILPAHIHETETWIVKKLDQIYLPVLNWAIANRKVVMTGAAGLVVMTIVFARFLGLEFLPKLEEGNLWIRATLPPTISLQEGNAYVNEMRRLIRSRPEVVSVVSQHGRPDDGTDAAGFFNAEFFAPLKPASEWPNTHDKDELTAQLLAQLQDKFPGVEFNFSQYLQDNVSEAVSGVKGENSIKLYGSDLQALSDTANKIKSVLSTVQGVTDLAVFTSLGQPTIQIDVDRARAARYGLSPGDINATIKVAVGGDAAGDLYESGSDRHFPIIVRLAPEFRKSAEAIQNLRIGVTNANGGITQIPLSEVASINLISGAAYIYREQQERYLPIKFSVRDRDLGSAILEAQQKVNEQVQLPPGSRLEWVGEFGNLQDAIKRLSIVVPISLVLIAALLFFNFGSMVDTMLAMSVIPMAIFGGVLGLLISGIPFSVSAAIGFIALFGIAVMDGIIILSRFNQLIDEGYDRMRAVIRTGELQLRPVLMTCVVAGIGLLPAAVSEGIGSQVQKPLAIVVVTGMMLAPIVILITLPVLISYFSRRPKDNVR; from the coding sequence ATGGATCGCCTCGTCGCCCTTGCCGTCAATCGCCGCTACTTGATGGTGGCCATGTTCGTGGTCGTCATGATCGGCGGCCTGCTCGCGTTCAGGCAGCTCAACATCGAGGCCTATCCCGATCCGACCCCGCCGATGGTCGATATCGTGACGCAGAGCCCGGGTCTCTCGGCGGAGGAGATCGAGCGCTACATCACGATCCCGATCGAGACCCAGGTCGCCGGCATCAAGAACCTGCGCACGATCCGGACCATCTCGCTGTACGGCCTTTCCGACGTCAAACTGCAGTTCTCGTTCGACTACACCTATGACGAGGCGCTGCAGCAGGTGCTCAACCGCCTGTCGCAGCTTGCGCCGCTGCCGGGCAACGTGCAGCCCGGTATCTCGCCGGTCAGTCCGATCGGCGAGATCTTCCGCTACCGCTTGAAGGGGCCGCCGAACTACAGCGTGCTCGACCTCAAGACGTTGCAGGATTGGGTGCTGCAGCGCCGCTTCCGCGCGGTGCCCGGCGTGATCGACGTCACCGGCTGGGGCGGCAAGACCAAGACCTATGAGATCCAGGTCGACTTCAACAAGCTGGTGGCCAACGGACTGACCTTGCCGCAGGTGCTGCAGGCGGTCTCCAACGCCAACATCAATGTCGGCGGCAACACCGTCAATATCGGCTCGCAGTCGGCCGTCGTGCGCGGCGTTGGCCTGATCCGTTCGATCGACGACCTCGCCAACACCATGGTTTCGCAGTCCGGTGGCAATCCGGTGCTGGTCAGGGATATCGCCACCGTCACGGTCGGCGAGAAACCACGGCTCGGCATCGCCGGCATCGACAATGATGACGACATCGTGCAGGGCATCGTGCTGATGCGCCGCGGCGAGCAGAGCTCGCCGACGATCGCCCGCGTCGAGCAGCTCGTCAACCAGATCAACAACTCCTCGATCCTGCCGCCGGGCGTGAAGATCGAACGCATCTACGACCGCAAGGACCTGATCGACCTCACCACCCACACCGTGCTGCACAACATGGTGGTCGGAATCCTCTTGATCGTGCTGTTGCAGTGGATATTCCTCGGCGACCTGCGCAGTGCGCTGATCGTCGGCGCAACGATTCCGTTCGCGCTGTTCTTCGCAGTGGGCATCCTGGTGTTGCGCGGTGAATCCGCCAATTTGCTGTCGGTCGGCGCGATCGATTTCGGACTGATCGTCGATGCCACGGTCATCATGGTAGAGGCGATCTTCCGCCGGTTGTCGCAGACCACCGCGCTGTCCGACGCGGAGCAGGCGCACATCTCCGACGACACCGTGATGGGGATGAAGAGCCACGCGATCCTGTCGGCCGCGGCAGACGTCTCGCGCTCGATCTTCTTCGCCGCCACGATCATCGTCGCCGCGTTCCTGCCGCTGTTCACGCTGGGCGGCGTCGAGGGCAACATCTTCGGCCCGATGGCGAGGACGTATGCGTATGCATTGGCGGGCGGGCTGCTGGCGACGTTCACGATCACGCCGGCGCTGAGCGCGATCATCCTGCCCGCTCATATCCACGAAACCGAGACCTGGATCGTCAAGAAGCTCGACCAGATCTATCTGCCGGTCCTGAATTGGGCGATCGCCAACCGCAAGGTCGTGATGACCGGCGCCGCCGGGCTCGTGGTCATGACCATCGTGTTCGCGCGGTTCCTCGGTCTCGAATTCCTGCCCAAGCTGGAAGAGGGCAACCTGTGGATCCGCGCCACGCTGCCGCCGACCATCTCGCTGCAAGAAGGCAATGCCTATGTCAACGAGATGCGGCGCCTGATCCGCAGCCGGCCGGAGGTCGTCTCGGTGGTGTCGCAGCATGGCCGGCCCGATGACGGCACCGACGCCGCCGGATTCTTCAATGCCGAGTTCTTTGCGCCGCTGAAGCCGGCGAGCGAATGGCCGAATACGCACGACAAGGACGAGCTCACCGCGCAATTGCTGGCGCAATTGCAGGACAAGTTCCCGGGCGTCGAATTCAACTTCTCGCAATATCTGCAGGACAACGTCTCGGAAGCGGTGTCCGGCGTGAAGGGCGAGAACTCGATCAAGCTCTACGGCAGCGACCTGCAGGCGCTGAGCGACACCGCCAACAAGATCAAGTCCGTGCTGTCGACCGTGCAGGGCGTCACCGATCTCGCGGTGTTCACCTCGCTCGGCCAGCCGACCATCCAGATCGACGTCGACCGTGCCCGCGCCGCGCGCTACGGCCTGTCGCCCGGCGACATCAACGCCACCATCAAGGTCGCGGTCGGCGGCGATGCCGCCGGCGACCTCTATGAATCCGGCAGCGACCGGCACTTCCCGATCATCGTCCGGCTCGCGCCGGAATTCCGCAAAAGCGCGGAGGCGATCCAGAACCTGCGGATCGGGGTCACCAACGCCAATGGCGGCATCACGCAGATCCCGCTCAGCGAAGTGGCCTCGATCAACCTGATCTCGGGCGCGGCCTACATCTACCGCGAACAGCAGGAGCGTTACCTGCCGATCAAGTTCTCGGTGCGCGACCGCGACCTCGGCAGCGCGATCCTGGAGGCGCAGCAGAAGGTCAACGAGCAGGTGCAATTGCCGCCGGGATCGCGGCTCGAATGGGTCGGCGAGTTCGGCAATCTTCAGGACGCCATCAAGCGGCTGTCGATCGTGGTGCCGATCAGCCTCGTGCTGATCGCGGCGCTGCTGTTCTTCAATTTCGGCTCGATGGTCGACACCATGCTCGCGATGAGCGTGATCCCGATGGCGATCTTCGGTGGCGTGCTCGGGCTGTTGATCTCGGGCATCCCATTCAGCGTCTCGGCCGCGATCGGCTTCATCGCGTTGTTCGGCATCGCCGTGATGGACGGCATCATCATCCTGTCGCGGTTCAACCAGCTGATCGACGAGGGCTACGACCGGATGCGCGCGGTGATCCGCACCGGCGAGTTGCAGCTTCGCCCGGTGCTGATGACCTGCGTGGTCGCCGGCATCGGCCTGCTGCCGGCCGCGGTGTCGGAGGGGATCGGCTCGCAGGTGCAGAAGCCGCTGGCGATTGTCGTCGTCACCGGCATGATGCTGGCACCGATCGTGATCCTGATCACGCTGCCGGTGCTGATCTCCTATTTCTCGCGCCGGCCGAAAGATAACGTCAGGTGA